The Acanthopagrus latus isolate v.2019 chromosome 20, fAcaLat1.1, whole genome shotgun sequence genomic sequence AGGACGCCAAATCCAACGTCGCCTTCGAGATAGAGAAGCTGTGCGGGATCCCCAACGTGCTGGGCGTCCTGGCTCCGGCCCACTTCAAGATCCGAGCCTCTCCGTACGAGAAGGACAGCTTCAGGTCGTTCGTCAACACGCTGGGTCACACGTCGGTGGTGAGCCAGTTCATATGCGACTCCGACGGCAACATACTGAGCGTGGAGAAGTGCTGCGTGGGCAGCACGCTCGAGCAGGAGATGTGGGAGTCGTCGTTTaaagggagggagatggaggaggacctGCACGGACCGTACTGGGTCATCGGTAAGACGCGTGCACAGCATGAGACACAGAAGGCAATGACGTAATGATGCTCAACATGTGCAAGTGTAAAACCATCCCACTCACACACGACCTGCTGCATCACCTGCCACTAATTTAACACAGGAGAAACAGACGTCCCATGTtcagaggctttgtcctcactgcagcggccGCGGGTTCGAGTCCCAGCCTGGGCACCCTTGCtgcatgccccccccccccccccatcctgtttcctgtcatctctgaggttgtcaataaaataaaaaaaacatttaaaggccAAAATAATATAAACGAAATGCATTAAATCAACCATTTTGCTCCTTCCAACGGTCTGAACTCACACCACTTAttggtgtgtttctgttaatGATATTTGGGACTGATGATACTCAGGAATGAAGAAATTCTGACATCGATACATCAGCGCATATGCACACATGTTTTTGCAGTGCTCCCTCAAATCTGTCTATCAAACACGAAGCTATCTTGCCTATATCTTGCCTACTAAGCAGGTAGGAATTATAATTATGATATTACCCCAAGCATTTTTTGCTGCATTCTCAAATAAAAAGATATTGATTTACTGTCACTAACATGCATGATGATGCACAcccctttttgtgtgttttaagagCATTATTTTATCGTCTTCCAAATAGAATGCTCACATGAGCTGGTTTCCTTGGATTGGAGGTGCAGATGAGTTTCCCAGCATCGTGTACTAAATTCCAAGTCTTCAGGATTAACACTTCATCGGTCTTGTGTCTTTCTCAAAGGTGGGAAAAGCTATAAACTGAGCATGCACGTCTTGACTCCTGTGTCAGAACCGGCCAACGACAAGGAGATCCGCTTCAACGAGGCCCACGCAAAGATCCACAACGTCATGCGGACGACGCTCGGCTCCATGAAGAGGCGCTTCAAGTGTCTGATGCAGTTGGGTTTTGCGCAAGAAGGCTCCCTGGACAAAAAGTCCAACATCATCAAGTCGTGCAGCGTCCTACACAACATCGCCAAGAAGTTCTCCACCCCTCCCCCGCCCGTAGCTGGTAAAATCGAGCCCCTGCATCCAGGGAGGCAGCGTTCAGTGCCAGTAGAAATCAACTCTGAGGCTGTGAAAGCCAGACAGGAAATCATTGATAGTAAGTTTAATAAATCTGTCGTCTCCAGCAGCAAGAACCCACCAAGTAAAGACGCCACAGAGGAGGACGCGTGAGCAGAGTTGGCGCATTCGCCACTGCAGGACGCAAAAGGATCAAACACTGGAACTGGAACCCAAACCCAGTTTATGATGCCTAAAATAAGACTTAATAAGTTACAGTCGAAGGCGAGTTGCTGTTCTGTGACTTTCTGACACTAACCTCTAAatgtgatctgtttttttttttctttttttttaatctcagttGCAGACTTTGTAAAACCACATTCAGGgatttttgttaataaaaaatattttatttcttgtacaaatagaaacaaaatgtcttttcctCCTACATTTCTTAAAGTTTCTAAACTAGATCTGAAAACAGAGAGTGTGGCTCctcacataataataataataataataataataataataatagtagtagtattatACTACATGCATTATACTACATGTTTGACAAATGAGATgaacaaaaattaaatgtaaacattatcTTAAGTGTCTTATGAATAtaaatttaatgtaattaaactaaatatagcagttttttttagtttagttgcAGGGCTGAAAGTCTCAAGGATTTGTGTGAAAGACTTGGAGCTCTGTGTCGTATATCGGGTCTGGGTTCTCGTACACGTGCTCCTCAGCCTTCTTGTCTGTCAGCAGACAGTCCATGATGCACTGGTGCAGGAAAATGTACAGGGACTGTAAAGAAATAATTCACAGTGGctggtgatttaaaaatgtacacagtgtGTTTATCCTTAAACCCTGTGGCAGCCAGATTACAAACTGCATAGTGTAGATGTCTAGCACTTGTGTTTGGACTCTTAATTCAGTTTCACTAAGATTGTAAAGATGCTTATAGACAGAAACATTAGCTCAGTGAAGCCTACATTaatgagactgaaaacatgATTTCAGTTCTTACACGTAAGTATTACATGGCAAACTTAATTTAAAGGTGTTACTTGTACTATATCACACTTTATAGTCAGGTAACTAAGGAAGTGAAAGCGCAGCCTGAAGCTATTTAGGACGACCTGTTTTACCTCCGTCTGCACCATGTGAGGTCGATTCAGTCTCATCTTGTGCACAAAGGCATTGATGCCCACTGCTCTTTCCTTCTCAAGCTGCTGAAGCAGCACATCCAGGGCAATGATAGTTCCAGTCCGCCCCACTCCagcactgacagagacacacacagcaagatGTAAGCAGTTAGTGTACAGGTGTGATGTTGATCATCATCAGGTGGTCCTGATGGTTGTAAGACAAGATATAAATACAGTaagctttttttcagtttaacctCATTATTTCGTTTCCCTAATGTGGTTTCCACATAAAAGTGTCCAAAGATGGCTCTGGACCTGAAACTAGACAAGCGCTCGTTCTGTACCTGCAGTGAACCACAGTTGGCGCTCCAGCTCCTTCTCTGTGGATGTGCTGTCTCACCAGTCCTCTGAACTGGATCAGGACTTCTGTGCCCTGTGGGACTCCATGGTCAGGCcaagcagtgaaatgaaaatgtctcacTGTGCGCTCCTCTGAGGTCTTACTCTGAgagaaaagattttaaaaaaaggaaatcaaacacTGTAGGTCTGTTTTTAACCAATATAGCGGTCGGTAAATGATACCAAAAATCCTCAACCACACATTTGGtacttttgtttcactttgtcgTGCCTTCTGACTTGGGAATATATCAAGAAACCCAACCTACTTAGTTACACCATAAACATTTTAGAGGTGTTTCGTACATGTTTCACCCTAAAGTCCCTCAAGGTCCAGTTTGGCTCCTGCTGCTCAGAATTCATGGTGACTGTCAGCTCTCCATAACGGCAAGGATCACTGTTGGCAGGCCAGTACTGTTCACACTTAGTctaggaaaaggaaaaacaaaaaaaatgcaaaattaagTTCTTGAAGCGTGTAGCTGCAGCACTAGACCATGAAGTGGCACTGAACACTGACTGAACATCCTACGAAAAACCTGATAACTAGAGAGCACAGAAATGATTCATGGCAAATCACTACGTTTTCAGTTTGCACCAGTAAAAGGTTCTCAAATCTTCATGGGAACTCACCCGTCCTCCCTCGGTGCAGTTGGTTACCATGACGATGCCTGTCACTTTTTGCTCCCAGATCATCCTCCAGAAATCATTCACTGTGGACGGCAGAGGACCCTGAGTGGCGATGTACTCTCTGTCGCTGTTGTAGCCCTGAGAAGTGATTGTCAAAATTAATATGTAGACTTTTTGAGCTTTTATGTGTCTTTGATTGTCCTGATGTCAATCTGCACAATGTTCCAGCAGCCATTTGCTTGCAACTGTGCCACTTCACTCCAGAGAGGTGAAAGGTTCAAGCTTCTCAATCTGTTTCTTCTAACTGAAGGACTTTTTTTAACCACTtgagtaaagttttttttataagcTCAACGTATCCTGGTGTACAACAATTAGAGAACGAGTTTTACTAAATGATTTTTCAGGCATCAAGTAATACCTACGGGCATGTAACTGGCATTTATGTAGTCAGAGGTCGCATTGGGATCTGATGTAGTTAGCTTCACCCGGCACCAGTCGTCTAAGATAAGAAAAcaggagatgtttttttgttgcaatgcACCACATCAGCCACGACTGGAAACTGAATCATTGGGTCAGGAACTGTTGTATGAATACCGTCTCGCCACAGGCTTACATGGCAGGACACTGTCGAGCCGGTTCCTCGCTTTGTTCTCAGGCAGAAGAGCCGTCTTCTGTGTCTGCCCCGTGCCGACAGGAAGGAGGCTCTGCATGACAGTTTGCAGATGACACGGCACGCAATTGAGACAAAgcacaacaggaaacagaataGAGCAGCACCACGATGACACACAGGCACATTTACAGTCTGTTGCAAGTATAGGCCGATGCAAaagagcacagaaaaaaaacattatatatcTTTCTTATGCACCTCATACTCCTGGCTGAAACCCCGGTTGTCGTCCCCACGTAATTGGTAGAAGTGGTCTGGAAACTTTGCCACCGAAAtagttcttaaaaaaaaacaaaaaaaaaaacataaaaagtatAATGTATGTAATAATCCCATAAAAGAGAACTGATTTACATAAATATTACAGAATAGGGACAGACAGTAATCACAGATACAgcaatttttctttctttctcatccAGATGCACTGATAGTGGTGTTAACATTATGAAGAGTATACTTACTTGCGCTTTTTATTAGATTGTTTGGAGCCAACAGTGACAagcttttttcttctgtgggaaagaaacaaagtgtttcatttATGAGTCTGGAGAGTACATTTCAGGGAGATAATGCAGATGTAGTCACTGAGGCAGCACCAACCTGATAATATCTGGTCTTTTCAgcaaaatgaagacaacaagACAGACCAGGACAACAAAAAGGAGCACAGCAAACACTGAACCTGCAATGACTCCTAGAGGAAGTAAAATCTGCTTTAAGTGATATGTAACATGAAGTGGAAACGCAACAGAGCAGTCCCTATTGCATCAGCCTCACATTATCTTTATTTGCCCTCTATCATGAGGATGTTGTAATCTAATAAAAGAAACCAGTTTCAAATaatcaaaaccaaacaacaagCAGGTGACATAAACAGCacaacagtgagaaaaaaaagtgagaatacgttgtttatattttacaaaaagaaaccaaaagtcaCATACTCACCCCTTGAATCAGTagcacatgaaaaaacaaatggctCAGAATGCTGCTCAGAACCCTTTCCAGTCCCAGACAGTGAAGTTAAAGACACCTCATAATGTTTGGCAGGTAGGAATCCAGATAATACGATAGAATGTCCATCATCTTTATCCTTTCTATAAGATTTCCCCGTCACATTCACTTCCACTGCAGTCCACACACCCTCCGGTTCATCCCAGGCAATACGGACAGAATATCCAGCATCCCAGTGCTCACAGCGAGCATTTAAGCATGGAGGAACTGAATAAAACAGGTAGAAAGATGCATTTACCGTAcaatcaaacacaacaaaaaggtTTGATGAAAAACAACGCTGATGATCATTTCAAAATTTGCACTTCACtgcaaaagtatttttttcttctctttctttcaacaGGGGTCATTCCAACAGTATGTTTGATGCCAAATAATGTATTGTCTTGACACGTATTGTCCAATTAGTCAATTAAAAGAAACTTGTTGAAATCTGTAATACTTAATGATTAATAGCTATTAAAGTCCAACTTGGCCAAAATGGGGAGTTgctatttatttctttgttggcTACATTCAATATTTTGggatttttgaatgtttgttggAAGAAAATTACAACATGCACTGCTGTGGACTCAGGTACTTGCTGGTATTTAACActtttttcacttctttctttGTGAGTAATCTATTAATGAAGGAATCATTGATAAATCACTTATCTAAATAAAAATCATAGTTGCCACCTATATAATCACAAAGAACAATTTCAAATAGCCTGATCAACTTGTGGTATGAAATAAGAGGTGTTTTCAAAGCACAGACACTActtttataattaaaatgttttgaaattagGGTgcttcacattcattttcatggATTTCTACTTACTGATTGTCAGATTGTGTTCACACTGGTCCAAGTGTTTGGAGTTGTTTTCATACCAAAGATACAACTCATAGGTTGCACCAGGGTAAAGGCCAGTAAATGACACATTTGGACCGCCAGGACTGACATGTTCTTGTGATTTGTATTTGGCTGTTGCATTTGTGAACAGGCCTTCAACCATTCCTTGGATTGATGAGGTAGTAACATGCCATCGTACACTGGCACAGTCTATGCctgaaatgaatgagaaaatattggagaaaaaaacattcatttgttaGTTGTTAGCACattattcaaaaaatgaaacaatattttatttttcatttagaaaaatataGTGGTAACAGTTCTGTATTACGTGTTATTGTGTAGTCTTCATAAGAAGTGCTGTTGAGTCCAGAGAACTGAGTGATGATGCTGAATGGATACGCTCTTCCAGGCTGGAGAGATGTGAATCTATGTAACACAACACCTGTGGATgtatttaggagaatgctgtacCCGTTCATTTGGAGAAAGTAGCTCCAGCCTTTATCCACATCCACGTTCCACACCAGGGTTATACTGGTTGTAGAGCGCTCAGTGACATTGACCAAAGTCACCTGTGAGGGAActgatgaagaaagaaaaaaaaatagccttcACTCACAAACCAGTTAAAGGATTTTCACTataattcacacaaacatgcaggcTATGTATCAATATGAATACATTTGGGAATGAGCTTTAAATATAATCTTAATATAGGCAAGAGATGGTAAAGATGATGTGTGACTAATAGCCTATGTATTATGATATATGATGATTTATGATCATTTAGAGACAGTCTAGTTAAGCCATTAAAAGTTAGTTAGTAGATAGTAGATTGATCTCAATTATCCAGGCAGTGCGAGTCCACGTCCAGTTCACCTTCTACTGGCTGTTGTGTTTGCCATTGAAGTTTTTAGCAACTGTTTtccactttttgttttccacacttTTTTAACTGCTCTTCTGCTTTGAGAGATGCTGGAATGTAAAGAGTCATTACTCtttgtaaatatacagtacactgtTGCAGTATCTCTCTATCAGCTGttgcaagttttgttttgctctcgaCTGACAAAGGGGAAGGTGaatcaaaatgattattatttcatatcaCAGGCAAAATGGATTAGTCCACAGGTGATCACTTACCGGTGACGGCTTGAAACATGTATCCAGTGCTGTTCACTTcctcaaacacagtgaaaagtgTGAAACTGTATTTGGTTCCAGCAGTGAGAGAAGAGACCTCATATGTTACTGAAGCCTCTGAATCAGatgcagtgatattttccacCTTGGGACTGCCTTTGTCCTCGTATTGTAGCAAATATGTTGGGATGTTGTTAACCTTGTCCCACATCAGAGTTATACTGTTCTCACTTTGTCTTAACACTTCCACTCCCTTAACATTTTCAGGAGCTGAAAAACAGAGTTGACAGTTTCATTAGAAAAATGGTTGAGCACAAACACTTTCAACACAAAATATCTGACTTTGtgtattcttttctttgtaaAGTAACACCCTCATtgaattccatttttttaatcaacaacaTCCATAAATGTCAACGAGCAACACCAGTCAATGAATAAGAGATTCTATATATGTTGTTTCAGAGCTCTGTCTTGTTGTCAGCCTGTCTCAGGAGGAAAACATCTTAACAGTGACTGCAGACAGATTTactccactgctgctgacacgctcaaacacagtgaagagAGTGAAGACATATTTAGTCCCACTTGTGAGTCCAGTGATTGTATGTGTCACTTGATTTCCCGCTGATGCAGTGACATCTATCTCAAATCTATTGAACAAAAGCCTGCAGTTGAGGATGTCATCCGCTTTATTCCACTGAAGAGTTATACTGGTCTCGTTTTGTGCAATAGCTTGATATATGTCTGTGTTACGAGGAgctgaaatgtgaagaaacatgATGAAGGAACTGTCACAAAATGATTTAAGATATACTTAAGTGTGTAGTTCAGAAAGACATCCACTTTATTCCACTGCAGAGTTATACTGGTCTCATTTTGTGTAATTGCTTTGAACTGTTCTGCTTTGAGAGGCGCTACAATGTAAAGaggcattcattcattttaaatatacagtacatcatCTCTCCACACTAGAGCAACTTTAAATTGAATATTGTTACAGATCTCTGGCCTGGATCTTGTTTTAGACCTGTatcaggacagacagacatgaatccttgtaaatatacagtacactgtTACAGTACACTGTATAATCTCTCTAtagaagttttgttttgctctcgaCTGACAAAGGGGAAGGTgaatcaaaatgattattttttcatatcacagGCAAAATGGATTAGTCCACAGGTGATCACTTACCGGTGACGGCTTGAAACGCGTATCCAGTGCTGTTCACTTcctcaaacacagtgaaaagcgTGAAACTGTATTTGGTTCCAGCAGTGAGAGAAGAGACCTCATGTGTTACTGAAGCCTCTGAATCAGatgcagtgatattttccacCTTGGAACTGCCTTTGTCCTCGTATTGTAGTAAATATGTTGGGATGTTGTTAACCTTGTCCCACATCAGAGTTATACTGTTCTCACTTTGTCTTAACACTTCCACTCCCTTAACATTTTCAGgatctgaaaaacacagagttgacagtttcattagaaaaaaagagCTTAGTGTGAGACTTTCAACACAATAATGGGGTTTGTGTATTCTTTTTAAGCAAAGGAATAATTTAATGGAATTTAATTCAACAGCAATAGTCAAACATGATAAGCATGCAAGCCCAATCTATTAATACTAATGTTTTAATCAGATATTTTAACAGATCTCTGTCTTGGGCCGTGTCTCAGTATCATtccagctgaaaaacatttaatcagtgactgcagtgtatcttactctgctgcttctgacattttcaaacacagtaAAGAGACTGGAATCAAATTTAGTCCCACTTGTGAGTCCTGGGATTATATGTGTCACTTGATTTCCTGCTGACGCAGTGACACTTATCTCTCCTTCAGCATATTCAAGTATACAGTTGGAGAAGCCAACCACTTTATTCCACTGCATCGGTCTCATTGTGTGCAACTGTTTTGAACTCTTCTGCAATAAGGGGAGCTGGAGTGTAAAGGGTCATTACTCATTGTAAATATACAGAACACTGTTGCAGTACACTGTATAATCTCTCTACATCAGCTGttgcaagttttgttttgctttcgACTGACAAAGGGGAAGGTgaatcaaaatgattattttttcatatcacagGCAAAATGGATTAGTCCACAGGTGATCACTTACCAGTGACGGCTTGAAACACGTATCCAGTGCTGTTCACTTcctcaaacacagtgaaaagtgTGAAACTGTATTTGGTTCCAGCAGTGAGAGAAGAGACCTCATGTGTTACTGAAGCCCCTGAATCAGATGCAATGATATTTTCCACCTTGGAACTGCCTTTGTCCTCGTATTGTAGCAAATATGTTGGGATGTTGTTAACCTTGTCCCACATCAGAGTTATACTGTTCTCACTTTGTCCTGACACTTCCACTCCCTTAACATTTTCaggagctgaaaaacacagaattgACAgtttcattagaaaaaaagagCTTAGTGTGAGACTTTCAACTCAATAATGGGGTTTGTGTATTCTTTTTAAGCAAAGGaataatttaattgaatttaacaGCAATAGTCAAACATGATAAGCATGCAAGCCCAATCTATTAATACTAATGTTTCAATCAGATATTTTAACAGATCTCTGTCTTGGACCATGTCTCAGTACCATtccagctgaaaaacatttaatcagtgactgcagtgtatcttactctgctgcttctgtcattttcaaacacagtgaagaGACTGGAATCAAATTTAGTCCCACTTGTGAGTCCTGGGATTATATGTTACTTGATTTCCTGCTGACGCAGTGACACTTATCTCTCCTTCAGCATATTCAAGTATACAGTTGGAGAAGCCAACCACTTTATTCCACTGCATCGGTCTCATTGTGTGTAACTGTTTTGAACTCTTCTGCAATAACGGGAGCTGGAGTGTAAAGAGTCATTACTCattgtaaatatacagtacactgtTGCAGTACACTGTATAATCTCTCTATATCAGCTGttgcaagttttgttttgctcttgaCTGACAAAGGGGAAGGTgaatcaaaatgattattttttcatatcacagGCAAAATGGATTAGTCCACAGGTGATCACTTACCGGTGACGGCTTGAAACGCGTATCCAGTGCTGTTCACTTcctcaaacacagtgaaaagtgTGAAAGTGTATTTGGTTCCAGCAGTGAGAGAAGAGACCTCATGTGTTACTGAAGCCTCTGAATCAGATGCAATGATATTTTCCACCTTGGAACTGCCTTTGTCCTCGTATTGTAGCAAATATGTTGGGATGTTGTTAACCTTGTCCCACATCAGAGTTATACTGTTCTCACTTTGTCCTGACACTTCCACTCCCTTAACATTTTCaggagctgaaaaacacagagttgaaagtttcattagaaaaaaagagCTTAGTGTGAGACTTTCAACACAATAATGGGGTTTGTGTATTCTTTTTAAGCAAAGGaataatttaattgaatttaacaGCAATAGTCAAACATGATAAGCATGCAAGCCCAATCTATTAATACTAATGTTTCAATCAGATATTTTAACAGATCTCTGTCTTGGACCATGTCTCAGTACCATtccagctgaaaaacatttaatcagtgactgcagtgtatcttactctgctgcttctgacattttcaaacacagtgaagaGACTGGAATCAAATTTAGTCCCACTTGTGAGTCCTGGGATTATATGTGTCACTTGATTTCCTGCTGACGCAGTGACACTTATCTCTCCTTCAGCATATTCAAGTATACAGTTGGAGAAGCCAACCACTTTATTCCACTGCATCGATCTCATTGTGTGCAACTGTTTTGAACTCTTCTGCAATAAGGAGAGCTGGAGTGTAAAGGGTCATTACTCtttgtaaatatacagtacactgtTGCAGTACATTGTATAATCTCTCTATATCAGCTGttgcaagttttgttttgctctcaaCTGACAAAGGGgaaagtgaatgaaaatgatttttttttttatatcacagaCAAAATGACTCAGTCCATATGTACATTAAGTGATCACTTACCAGTGACGGCTTGAAACATGTATCCAGTGCTGTTCACTTTCTCTAACACAGTGAAAAGCGTGAAACTGTATTTGGTTCCAGCAGTGAGAGAAGAGACCTCATGTGTTACTGAAGTCCCTGAATCAGatgcagtgatattttccacCTTGGAACTGCCTTTGTCCTCATATTGTAGCAAATATTTTGGGATGTTGTTAACCTTGTCCCACATCAGAGTTATACTGTTCTCACTTTGTCTTAACACTTCCACTCCTGTGACATTTTCaggagctgaaaaacaaaaagttgacAC encodes the following:
- the LOC119009378 gene encoding receptor-type tyrosine-protein phosphatase eta-like isoform X6, coding for MTKPLFFKVTSDQLLLCVFLSLLWGVTDSNTTTGKTTVISSSTTPPTTTPSSTTPPTTIPSTANPLTIKPSPRNAGMFQAIAQNETSITLQWNKVDDILNYRLLFNGSEINVTTSAGNQVEHTIPGLTSGTKYVFTLLAVYESVRSSGVTLSAVTAPENVKGVEVSGQSENSISLMWDKVNNITTYLLQYEDKGSSKVENITASDSEASVTHEVSSLTAGTKYNFTLFTVFEEVNSTGYAFQAVTAPENVKGVEVSGQSENSITLMWDKVNNIPTYLLQYEDKGSPKVENITASDSGTSVTHEVSSLTAGTNYSFTLFTVFEEVNSPGYAFQAVTAPENVKGVEVSGQSENSITLMWDKVNNIPTYLLQYEDKGSPKVENITASDSGTSVTHEVSSLTAGTKYSFTLFTVFEEVNSPGHVFQAVTAPENVKGVEVSGQSENSITLMWDKVNNIPTYLLQYEDKGSPKVENITASDSGTSVTHEVSSLTAGTKYSFTLFTVFEEVNSPGYAFQAVTAPENVKGVEVSGQSENSITLMWDKVNNIPTYLLQYEDKGSPKVENITASDSGTSVTHEVSSLTAGTKYSFTLFTVFEEVNSPGYAFQAVTAPENVKGVEVSGQSENSITLMWDKVNNIPTYLLQYEDKGSSKVENITASDSGTSVTHEVSSLTAGTKYSFTLFTVFEEVNSTGYMFQAVTAPENVKGVEVSGQSENSITLMWDKVNNITTYLLQYEDKGSSKVENITASDSGTSVTHEVSSLTAGTKYSFMLFTVFEELNSTGYAFQAVTAPENVTGVEVLRQSENSITLMWDKVNNIPKYLLQYEDKGSSKVENITASDSGTSVTHEVSSLTAGTKYSFTLFTVLEKVNSTGYMFQAVTAPENVKGVEVSGQSENSITLMWDKVNNIPTYLLQYEDKGSSKVENIIASDSEASVTHEVSSLTAGTKYTFTLFTVFEEVNSTGYAFQAVTAPENVKGVEVSGQSENSITLMWDKVNNIPTYLLQYEDKGSSKVENIIASDSGASVTHEVSSLTAGTKYSFTLFTVFEEVNSTGYVFQAVTDPENVKGVEVLRQSENSITLMWDKVNNIPTYLLQYEDKGSSKVENITASDSEASVTHEVSSLTAGTKYSFTLFTVFEEVNSTGYAFQAVTAPENVKGVEVLRQSENSITLMWDKVNNIPTYLLQYEDKGSPKVENITASDSEASVTYEVSSLTAGTKYSFTLFTVFEEVNSTGYMFQAVTVPSQVTLVNVTERSTTSITLVWNVDVDKGWSYFLQMNGYSILLNTSTGVVLHRFTSLQPGRAYPFSIITQFSGLNSTSYEDYTITRIDCASVRWHVTTSSIQGMVEGLFTNATAKYKSQEHVSPGGPNVSFTGLYPGATYELYLWYENNSKHLDQCEHNLTIIPPCLNARCEHWDAGYSVRIAWDEPEGVWTAVEVNVTGKSYRKDKDDGHSIVLSGFLPAKHYEVSLTSLSGTGKGSEQHSEPFVFSCATDSRGVIAGSVFAVLLFVVLVCLVVFILLKRPDIIRRKKLVTVGSKQSNKKRKTISVAKFPDHFYQLRGDDNRGFSQEYESLLPVGTGQTQKTALLPENKARNRLDSVLPCKPVARRRLVPGEANYIRSQCDL